GTGATGTTGCTGATGACGGATCGACCGAGGGCGGTATTACCGAATCGTTGGCGATGATGAACGGCGAAGTCACGAAAAGTATTATGACCAGCTCGTTGGTTATCAACGCCGCGAGTAGCAAGAACAGCCAGCCTGAGCAGATCGCTCTCCTCTATCGTGCATGCCTGTCACGGTCTCCGCGTGAGAAGGACACGAAACAGTGTGTTATTGCACTCGAACAAGGACTTGAACTGAGTGACATAGTCTGGGCTCTGTTGAATTCCCGCGAGTTTATGTTTATTCAATAGACTGTAACCCTATTTAATTTACCGCATTTCATTTATAAGGACGCCCCAACATGAAGCAACTTTTAAACTCTTTAGATGCACCGACTCGTCGACAGTTCGTCGAACGCTGTGCCGCGACTTCACTCGGCTTGAGGATCCTTCCAACGGCACACCTAATGGCTGAAGAGTCAGCAGGAGCAAAGCCTGCCGCCTTTGGTAAAGCGAAGAGCGTAATTTGGCTAATGCTCAATGGCGGTCTAAGTCACATTGACTCGCTGGACCCAAAACAAGGTAAATCTAAAGGTCCGGCAAAGGCGATTAACACGTCCGGGAACTTTCAGGTCACCGAATATTTCCCGAAATTCGCGGCGGTCGCAAATCGTGTAAGCGTGATTCGCTCTATGGAAGCAAAGATCGGCATCCATTCACCAGCACAATACTACATGCGAACCGCTTATGAACCTCGCGGAACGATTATACACCCAAATTTAGGAGCCTGGGGCTCTCACTACCTAGGGCGTAGTAGTAAAAATTTGCCGTCAAGTGTGTGCGTCAATCGCCGTTCCGATCAAGGTAATGGCTTCTTCCCTTCGAGCTTTGCCCCACTTGCTATCGGAGATCCGACCAAAGGGATCAGTGACGTTGAATCGATCGGTGGTAAGTCAGTGGCCACAAAGCGACAGGCATTGTTAAACAAAATCGATGCCGACTTTCGGAGAAAATTCAATGATAAGGGGGTTAATTCTTATAAAGGTTTCTACGATGATGCCCTAGCCTTAATGAAGAGTAAGGAATTGAAAGCTTTTGACTTGGCGGATGAGTCAGAAAAACAACGGGAGACCTATGGTAATAATTCATTCGGTCAGGGATGCTTGCTCGCTCGTCGCCTAGTTGGATCCGGTGTCCGTTTTGTTGAGGTGAAGCACGATGGCTGGGATCATCACAAAGCACTTGCCGATGAGATGAGTGAAGTGGCGCCGGTATTTGACCAGGCATTCGCAACACTGATTACTGACCTTGAGCAGCGAGGGATGCTGGATTCCACGCTGGTCGTTGTTGCGACAGAATTTGGTCGTAAACCGGCATTCGATGGTGATGGACGAAGTCATCACCCTGTTTGCTTTTCAACGGTTCTCGCTGGAGGAGGCACAAAGGCTGGGTTTGTCTATGGCAAGAGTGACGATATGGGATACTACGTTGACGAAAATGCCGTTTCTGTTGGAGCATTTCACGCCAGCATCGCATTCGCAGCTGGTATGGAAATTGGGAAACCCGCCACGTCGCCTTCTGGGCGACCCATGACTGTCGGTGACGGCGAAAAGCCTATCCTGGAGTTATTCGCGTGATGACTAAAGTGTCAGTTTTAATTTTCCTATAAAACACTGAAGAGTTTTTCGGGCCAAAGGTGGATCGATAAAAATCCAATAATAGCGCTGAAAAAACAGGGTTATAATTCGTAGTCTCCCGCACTGGGGGTGTGGAGGTCGGGAGTTCGAATCTCCCCGGTCCGACCATTTTCTAGCTCTGTATTCGTGGGCGGTTAAATTATTTCGTCAAATTTGGCGCCGACTCCATTCCGATTGAGCGTCACATGTGTGGGAGACCGTACGTGTTTTGTTCCAAAAGGTATTTGGTTTGGATTGTCCGAATGTGGCTGTTACAAATTTCGAACGCGACCAATCCCTAACGATCTCAACGCAAATTTGAAATTCACGTTTCTTCTTCCCATCGTACTCATTTCAGGCCTCGCGGTTGGCGCATGGACGCATCAGACTGATAAACTTGCCTCAACTCCCCAAACAGTGCCTGGGCTGTTGGCTGCGTTGAATCTCACCGATGACCAGAAGGCAGGTTTCCAAGCACAGGAACGAAAGAAGCAGAGACCTTCAGGTAATAATCAGCCTAAGCCCGAGGTGAACCTGCCGATCATTAAAGTTCCGGTCACGCCCGTCGTGGGCCCGCCTCCCGCCAGTCGTTTCAATCTAAAGAACTGGAAACTGACGTTGCCCTACAACAAGGCTGGCAACTACGGTGGTCACGCCGCCGAGATTGGGGCAAAACAACTGGTCGCCGGATTCAAGGATCCGCATTTCTACACCGACGCCAACGGCACAATGATTTTCTGGTGTCCTGTAATCGGTTCAACGACTGGCAACACCAAGTTCCCTCGCAGTGAACTGCGCGAAATGCTTGAGCCCGGAAACGTCGGTCGTAATTGGGACAGTACCGGGACGCACCAACTCGAAGGACGCTGTCGCCTGCTCCAAGTCCCTAGTTACCCCAAAGTCGTAATCGGACAGATCCATAGCTATACCGGCAAATCGAAACCTCTGGTAAAGCTCCAATACTACAAAGGCCGCATGGAAGCTCTCGTCAAGCTCAGCCCCTTCGCCGGCAAGGACAAATTGATCAAGTTTGCCGATGTGGGCCTAAACAACGACATTGCCTGGCAGATCCAGCTCAAGGATGCCGTGCTCTCCGTAACCGTGAACGGCGTGACCCAAACCGAAAACATGCTCACGCACGATCCCCGATGGGCCGAGCAGACTTTCTACTTCAAGGCCGGGGCCTACCCGCAAGACGACACGGGTGATGTTACCGAAGGCGCTCGCGTGGCTTTCAGCCAACTGAATGCGAGCCATAACCAGAAACCCTAGAGTCAGAGAAATGCCATCGATGATTCGCGCGCGCCATCTAGCTTATCTTTTCCTTTTGGCCCTTGTCTCTCCCGCCATCAGCGATGAGGCGCCCCGGCCTCACATCGTCCTCATCATGTCGGACGATCAGGGCTGGGGGCAGGTGGGTTACATGAACCATCCGCATCTGAAGGGGAATACTCCGAATCTGGATGCGATGGCGAAGTCCGGCATTCGGTTCAATCGATTCTATGCGGCCGCCTCAGTGTGCTCGCCGACGCGCGCCTCGGTTTTGACGGGGCGTTCGCCGCATCGCACCGGGGTTCCCGGTCTGCACAAGCGCCTTTGCTTGCAGGAAAAGACCCTGCCTGCTGCTCTAAAAAAAGCGGGCTACGCCACCGCCCACTTTGGTAAATGGCATTTGGGAGGGGTTCAGGGTTCGGCCATGCCGGTTCTTCCGGATGACCCGAACGGCCCCAAGCATTATGGCTTTGATGAATGGTTATCGGCGACCAACTACATCGAAATGAATCCGTTGATGACGCACAATGGTGAGATCGTTTATCTCGAAGGCGAATCTTCCGTGTTGATGGTGGAAGCAGGGCTGACGTTTATTGAGGCCAATAAGGAAAAGCCGACCTTCACGGTGCTTTGGTATGGCTCGCCGCACTTTCCTTATACCGCGCTGGAGCAGGATTTGCAGGGGTTGCCGAAGGACATGGATGGAAGGCAGCGAAGTCTGTTGGGTGAGATTGTTGCCCTGGATCGGAGCATCGGCATGCTTCGCAACCGGTTGCGCGAGTTGGATTTGGCCAAGAACACGTTGATCTGGTTTTGCAGTGACAATGGAGGGCGCGACCATGAACCCCATGCGATGGCGGGTCTGCGTGGGGCCAAAGGCAATTTGTATGAAGGCGGTATTCGCGTGCCGGGATTGATCGAATGGCCGGGCACGATTCAGCCGCAGGTGACGGATTTCCCGGCATCCACGATGGACATCATGCCGACTCTGATGGACCTCCTTGACCTGCCGAAGGACTCGATGCTGGAAGTCGTCGACGGCGAAAGCATCGTTCCGTTGTTTACCGGCACCACACCGAAACGCGCTCGCCCGATACCCATTAAAAACAAAGGAATGGCATTGCTGGAGGGGCGTTACAAGATCGTGAGGAATGGAAATGGCAAAGGGATTCCATGGGAGCTTTTTGATCTGAAAACCGATCTGGGGGAAACCACCAACTTGGCGGCTGAACAACCCGAGCGTTTTGAACAGATGAAAGCAGAGGCGCTCGCCGTTGAGGCTTCCATCGACAACAGTGCGCTGGGGCGGGACTATCCGGAGGGGAAGGTGCTGCAGCCTCAACGTTCGGAGAGGTGGGAACAAATGGAAGCGTACCAAGCGCTTTATGAGAAGTTCGCTGAGCTAAAGCCCGGATGGAAGGCGCCTGTCCAGAAATCAAAAAAGGAGAAACGGTAATGAAATCACTGACAAAACTATTCTATGCCATCCTCGTCTTCGGCCCATTGCTCAGTGCGCCGAGCAGCCAGGCCGGCGAGCGGATGAATCTGCTGGTGCTCATGGCCGATGATCTAAATACGTGGATACTGGAAAAGCCGGAACGGTACTCGGGAAAAGTGATCGCTCCGAATCTTCAGGCGTTCGGTGACAGCGGAGTGGTGTTTCGAAATGCCTACAGCGCGTCGCCGTTTTGTGTGCCTTCACGCACGTCGCTTTGGTCGGGGGTGAGGCGGGTGAGGGAGTTTTGTGAACCGGTGTCGTTTGTTGTGGGTGAATAAACAGGGGTGCGATCCGGTCATCGGTGAACGTCTAACGGGGAATGAAGACCGGTAAATTCAAACGAGGGTGATACCACAAGCTCCTCGTCCACGGTTACGCCGTCTGCATCGACCACAAGACCAAGGAGATCAAGTTCCGCGACCCGTACCCGTTCATGGCAAAGACACTGGTGGCCGCTTATTTGGCTGAGGAGGGTTTTCTCAGGGAGGGGTGATTATTTGATGCGCCGACGGACCCACAAAACGGCATAAAATTGGCTGTGGTTAGTAAATGGTTCCCACCCTTGAGGTATCAACCACACGCCGCGGCCTGTGTTCCTTTACCGCCCTTTTTGGCTGAGGCCCGCAACCCAGAAACAAATTCATCTGAGCCGAGGGCGGCTACTCTCTGTGGCGGGTTTCTCCTGTTAATCTGCCCTTTGAATCGTATGTGTAAACGATTTTTCCCCAGCGCTTGTTTTTCTTAACATAACCAACATCGCGCGCGGTCAATCCGGTGGTCAGGGTGTGAGCATATTCAACTCTTTCAATTACAAGCGGCTTGCCGTTCTCGTCGGAAAGATTTTTGTGGTATTTGCATTCAAAAATTTTCATTTCACGCCGGAACCAATCAGGTCGGTCTTCCATCGGTCTGCCGTCGCGAATGACTGTCTCACTTGTGAGGCGGGCATTCTCATCAAATCTAGAAATCAAAATCATTCCACGTGTGTCTAAAAATCCACGCGTGTGAAATGGCTTACGTGTCTCCCTGACTACTCCATTTGAATCTTTCCCCTCTGACTTTTCTTCATTCCAAATCAATTCAGGCGTTGTTGAACACCCAGAAATTACTGCTGCACATATGGTTGAGGTGAACAGTGCGCCAATGATGAGGGATTTAACGTCGATGTTTTTCATAAAAAACCCATTCTCGCCCCGCGAACATTTGTCAATATTAATTCAGCGCGGGAGATAGAAGAACGACGGCTCGCCCTGTGGACAAGCGGGGATGAAACCGATGCAACTTCCACCTGATTCTTTCCTTTAACGGGATCATAATGGTGTCTAATGGAAATCATTGTGCGCGAAGAAGAAGATGGAAAACACAGACTCTACACCCGAACCCCGGCAGGAACGAACCGAGCAGGCAACCGACTCAAAAAAGGCGGAGAGTATCCGATTGAGTCCTACGTCTACGATACCCACGAAGCTGCAACAACCTTTGCCCGACTTAACGCCCTATTTTGTGGCTACTTGTGGTGCGTCCTGTAAACAAAACCCCAGTAAAGTGGCCACAAGTAACCACAAGAGACTGCGCCCTGCAAACTGGGGGTGTGGAGGTCGAGGGTTCGGCCATTTACCCCCTTGTTAATTTTCGGCTCAAACGCATTTAACGCTTGGGGCGATTCCAGCCGGAATTGCAACAGTGATCACGATGTGCGTGTTTGCCTCATTGTTGAATATTCTAATGCTAGGTTCGTCAGCTTTTTACAATGATGATTTTACGTATTACGATTTCGTTGGCTGTATTTTTTTCTCCCGCGGTTTGGGCTCAGGAGAAGCCCGTTTGGCAGCAGAAACTTTCCCGCCATTTGCAGGCGGATTTCCCCTACACCAAGGCGGCCATCCGGACGCAGTTTCCTAAAAATAACGTGGCTAACAAAGGGATGGCCATAATTGTTGGGCGTGAGGCGTTCATGTGTTTTGATACAGATTTGCTGCGTTGGGCAGCGGGTTGGACCGGGGACTACATCACTGAGGATGGGGTGAGCTTCAAGGGCAATCACGGAGCTAGTCCGCGCATCGCTGGTGCACAGAAGTTCGGGAACCCGTCCATCGCTGGCTGGGCTGATGCCAAAGGTTCTTTTGCCGATTCGCGCCCGGAACCGTTTGGCCCATTGCCCCGTAAACACATCCAATGGCGCGGCAACTATGTGGCAGATGATCAGGTGGTGCTGAGCTACACGGTGCACGGTGTGGACATTCTTGAGCAACCTGGAAGTATTGAAAAAGACGGGCAGACAGTCTTTGTGCGCAGTATTCAACATGAGGATATTGCTGCCGATCTGGTGACGTTGGTTTGCGAGGTGGAAAACGCAAAAGGTGGAGTGGACGGTGGCGTGGCGGTTTTGGTGGCTGGCGATCAGGTCACACAAGTGGCGCTAATGAATGCGCCCAAGGGGAGCAAGCTTGAGGTGCAGGATAATAAACGCGTGGTGGCTAAGCTAGCCAAGGGTACGAAAGCCGGCACATTCCAGATACGCATCTGGAGTGGAAGCAAAGCGGATCAAGGCCAGTTTCCCGCATTGGCCAAGGAGGCATCCAAGGCTGATTTTCGCAAGGTGGGTAAGAATCGCTGGCCTGATCCGGTGGTGACTCAGGGCAAGATGAATGCCAGCAGCACACCTGATGGCGCGTACGTAACTGATGTGCTTACTTCGCCGGAGAAGAACCCATGGAATCGCCGCGTGCGTTTTGGTGGGCTGGATTTTTTTAGTGATGGTCATCGGGCGGCACTTTCAACGTGGGATGGCGATGTGTGGATTGTGTCGGGCTTGAAGAATGAAAACCTCAAGGATTTGAAGTGGACACGCTTTGCCAGTGGTGGATTTGAGACATTGGGTCTGAAGATCGTGGACGATGTTATTTACACCTCCGGACGCGATCAAATCACTCGCTATCATGATCTGAACAAAGATGGCGAAGCCGACTACTACGAAAGTTTCAACAACGAGATCACCAGCTCGCAGGGGTTTCATGAATTTGTGTTTGACTTGCACACGGATAAAGAAGGCAACTTTTATACCATCAAGGCTGGGCCGGTTCGCGGTGGTGGCCGTGGCTTCGGTGGCGGAGGAGGGAATGGCAACATTTCGCGCCATGCAGGAAGCCTGATGAAGATCGATAAGTATGGAAAAAAACTCACCGTGGTGGCCACAGGGTTCCGTGCTCCCAACGGCATGGGTGTGGGGCCCAATGGACAGTTGACCAGTGGTGACAACGAAGGTTCATGGGTGCCACGGTGTCCGATTAATTGGATTCGTAACGATGGGTTTTACGGGGTGGAAACACTCGCACACAAAACACCGGTGCCCAAACACGACAAGCCGCTTTGTTGGCTGGACAAAGGTTGGGATAACTCCGGTGGGGGTCAGGTTTGGGTGACCAGTGATAAGTGGGGTCCATTCCAAGGTGAATTGCTGCACACCAGCTACGGGCAATCCTCGATCTACTTGGTGCTTAAGCAAAAGGTGGCCGGCCAGATGCAGGGGGGAGTAGTGAAATTGCCCTTGCGCTTTACCTCCTCTGCAATGCGCCCCCGATTTAATCCGAGTGATGGCCACTTATATGTTGCCGGTCTGAAAGGTTGGCAGAGTAACGCCGCTCGTATTACAGGTCTTGATCGAATCCGATACACAGGTAAAAAGGTGTATACCGTGCGTGACCTCAAGGTGGATAAGGCCGGTGTGCATCTTACTTTTACACAACCGTTAGATTCGAAATCGGCGGCGGACTCAGAGAATTACGCCATCACCCGATGGAATTATCAGCGTACACAGGATTATGGATCGCCAACCTTCAA
This Limisphaerales bacterium DNA region includes the following protein-coding sequences:
- a CDS encoding DUF1501 domain-containing protein, producing MAEESAGAKPAAFGKAKSVIWLMLNGGLSHIDSLDPKQGKSKGPAKAINTSGNFQVTEYFPKFAAVANRVSVIRSMEAKIGIHSPAQYYMRTAYEPRGTIIHPNLGAWGSHYLGRSSKNLPSSVCVNRRSDQGNGFFPSSFAPLAIGDPTKGISDVESIGGKSVATKRQALLNKIDADFRRKFNDKGVNSYKGFYDDALALMKSKELKAFDLADESEKQRETYGNNSFGQGCLLARRLVGSGVRFVEVKHDGWDHHKALADEMSEVAPVFDQAFATLITDLEQRGMLDSTLVVVATEFGRKPAFDGDGRSHHPVCFSTVLAGGGTKAGFVYGKSDDMGYYVDENAVSVGAFHASIAFAAGMEIGKPATSPSGRPMTVGDGEKPILELFA
- a CDS encoding sulfatase-like hydrolase/transferase, producing the protein MKSLTKLFYAILVFGPLLSAPSSQAGERMNLLVLMADDLNTWILEKPERYSGKVIAPNLQAFGDSGVVFRNAYSASPFCVPSRTSLWSGVRRVREFCEPVSFVVGE
- a CDS encoding polysaccharide lyase family 7 protein; the encoded protein is MKFTFLLPIVLISGLAVGAWTHQTDKLASTPQTVPGLLAALNLTDDQKAGFQAQERKKQRPSGNNQPKPEVNLPIIKVPVTPVVGPPPASRFNLKNWKLTLPYNKAGNYGGHAAEIGAKQLVAGFKDPHFYTDANGTMIFWCPVIGSTTGNTKFPRSELREMLEPGNVGRNWDSTGTHQLEGRCRLLQVPSYPKVVIGQIHSYTGKSKPLVKLQYYKGRMEALVKLSPFAGKDKLIKFADVGLNNDIAWQIQLKDAVLSVTVNGVTQTENMLTHDPRWAEQTFYFKAGAYPQDDTGDVTEGARVAFSQLNASHNQKP
- a CDS encoding sulfatase-like hydrolase/transferase, translating into MIRARHLAYLFLLALVSPAISDEAPRPHIVLIMSDDQGWGQVGYMNHPHLKGNTPNLDAMAKSGIRFNRFYAAASVCSPTRASVLTGRSPHRTGVPGLHKRLCLQEKTLPAALKKAGYATAHFGKWHLGGVQGSAMPVLPDDPNGPKHYGFDEWLSATNYIEMNPLMTHNGEIVYLEGESSVLMVEAGLTFIEANKEKPTFTVLWYGSPHFPYTALEQDLQGLPKDMDGRQRSLLGEIVALDRSIGMLRNRLRELDLAKNTLIWFCSDNGGRDHEPHAMAGLRGAKGNLYEGGIRVPGLIEWPGTIQPQVTDFPASTMDIMPTLMDLLDLPKDSMLEVVDGESIVPLFTGTTPKRARPIPIKNKGMALLEGRYKIVRNGNGKGIPWELFDLKTDLGETTNLAAEQPERFEQMKAEALAVEASIDNSALGRDYPEGKVLQPQRSERWEQMEAYQALYEKFAELKPGWKAPVQKSKKEKR